A region from the Deinococcus ruber genome encodes:
- a CDS encoding type I polyketide synthase — translation MKPIHEPASASEPRAHEASAREPIAIIGIGCRFPGESSDPQSYWNFLKSGADAVTEVPADRWLVDAYFHPDHHAPGRMYARWGGFIRDIDQFDAPFFGISPREAARMDPQQRLLLEVADEAFQDAGLPPSTLAGSDTGVFVGLSTCDYAGIQTAASARQSIDPFTNLGVGSCIAANRISYHYDFHGPSFIVDTACSSSLVAVSMACKAIWNGECGVALSGAANLMLRPENTMGFAKSQMLSPAGRCKSFDADASGYVRSEGVGVVVLKPLSRAQADGDRIYAVIRAADLNQDGRTGGIALPNGEAQAALLASIYAGAGLDPAKVRYVEAHGTGTAAGDPIEVNALGSVLRSSYHAGQDSECLIGSVKSNMGHLEAASGMAGLIKAALSIQHREIPGNLHFNAPNPAIPFDRYGLRVAVGQQPWPTDPDGSQSFLTGINSFGFGGTNAHVVLDAAPEYSQTEAAAAQAGPQLFAFSAHSQQALRAVAAAQLHDLDMHPEINLSALAYSLGTHRDHYPFRLSLAAGDVAELKDALEAFLEDEHRPGMAQGRVLAHEGGAATGLPLAFVFSGMGPQWFGMGRELYAHEPVFRAALDEIDALLTPYTGWSLLAELNAPEETSRIDETFIAQPALFAVQVALARLWASWGILPDVIVGHSLGEAAAAHVAGALSLPDAVHLIYQRSHLQHLTAGQGRMLAADVPLARAEELVAGEAGRISIAAVNSSSDITLAGDTASLERVAAQLDAQDIFNSFLKVTVPFHSPVMDQIRAAFYEGMQALIPRAPTIPMVSTVTGLMVEGAELDVNYWWRNIRQSVQFAPAMRQILSGGPHVFLEVSAHPVLSQSMARCIASAPTPQARTQSVALPSLRRRERERTIMLGSLGRLYTLGQPLDWTKIHARTGRMPLPRYPWQHERYWNETPQAQRERLGLKVHPLLGERLGLPAPVWENVLDAFSMPGLKDHVVQGAVVFPGAGYVELGLAAARETAEDGETGCVLHDLNFVEALVLPPPHSRILQTTLDARHGLRVYSAAPAGLEAQEDGAWTLHAQGTLRRLGGQRPAAQHLNTLKADCSLPVNVAEFYARFSALGLQYGPAFQGIERLWTGQGTALGALKPHAPDGTLLAPSVLDACFQLLLGAVSTLPQVQEDRLYLPVQIRDLSFYGVPHGELYAHARLTNWEGGRVSGEIVLLNAEGEVFAEVSGLHCQAIDAAGAGLDSLLYQDRWEAQSLHPAAAPLWNGLPAPAELLAIRDDLLTRTGTPADRADFERLSVRLAGLYAQAALLENGQQDIQAGELLATVQELAGSAEPAANPRAEAGELWRSLWARFPGHQAELHLLAQAGATLTGRLRGEQVAMSPALHSHLRHASPNVRGVHALMRGLLRRLLADSGAELRVLEVGALVGGLSQHLSGLLLRPGLSWTLADPDAEKLEESVARLGLPAQQMPAVRALTLAQDTAAQGWEGQTFDLILGVDAVNNPDELARLTALLSPGGVLALEHTTRQPAWTRLLPELEQRVVPLEAWASAAGLQDLNTLPDVPEAELAIHALVWGRAPSEPPARSLPDVPTTAPGRWLLVADDSDFGARLQADLTLRHQRVTVAPVQAQTDALLAELTAEVPLTGVVFACTREISENAGTADLLSAEERGAQRLLALVQAMARQSSGSPDAAPALWIVTRGAQAVAVSDLTDPLAAELWGMARVIGVEYPAFSPRCLDLDPHASTADSLPALSAELLAASPETEVALRRNGRFVHRLTRSTVAELTPASPDGQGNAYRLTVPRPGVLGSLGFLEVPRRAPGAGEIELRVQAAALNFKDIMLGMGMLPGEALEGGYTGRAYGMEAAGEVVRVGEGVSNVAPGQRVVICAKDALSTYLTVPATFALPAPAHLSYEALSAIPIAFMTAYYALHTLAQMGPEDSVLIHAAAGGVGLAAIALAQRAGATIFATAGTPEKRELLHSLGVAHVLDSRTLNFADEILALTGGRGVDIVLNSLSGDAIGRSLAVLKPYGRFVEIGKRDIYANSPLDLGPFRNNLSYFAVDLDRMWVDRPAQMRRLLSEVMGLFESGDLAPLTYRVFPFREALSAFRFMAQARHTGKVVLSMEGLEGPDTQELPNVLREPPPLTLRSDGFYVISGGLGGFGLALAQWLVQHGARRLALLGRSEGGAEAQAQIERLRAAGAEVRVERADISEGATLEAVLDSLRAAGPLLGVFHAAMVIDDVLLEGLTPERLARVTRPKVLGGWNLHTLTLNDALEYFVCFSSVSALLGNPGQANYAAANTFLDALAGHRRGLGLPALSVNWGAVQGVGYLAHEAGVAARLEAAGVPPVPVGRLLAALEALLPTPAAGVGVADIRWPALASARGVALPPRLAGLRGAESADAGAGVGSADFVETLRLLGEEERQALLLHRLAEQLARILGTSPGKLDPDQAIMKMGVDSLMAVELGGQIQAETGVKIPPMKFVGGVTLRGLTEFVLEGLELTPGEPESTQPEPLQRPTADPVESLREDQLAALREDQLAALREDQLDALLAELLSKEATPPASGGA, via the coding sequence GTGAAGCCCATCCACGAACCTGCCAGTGCCAGTGAACCCCGCGCCCATGAAGCCAGTGCCCGTGAACCGATCGCCATCATCGGCATCGGCTGCCGTTTTCCCGGCGAGTCGAGCGACCCGCAGAGTTACTGGAACTTCCTGAAAAGTGGTGCCGATGCCGTGACCGAGGTCCCTGCTGACCGCTGGCTGGTCGATGCGTACTTTCACCCCGATCACCACGCGCCGGGCCGGATGTATGCCCGCTGGGGCGGCTTCATCCGCGATATCGACCAGTTCGACGCGCCGTTCTTCGGCATTTCGCCGCGTGAGGCGGCCCGCATGGACCCGCAGCAACGCCTGCTGCTGGAGGTGGCCGACGAGGCGTTTCAGGACGCCGGACTGCCGCCCAGCACCCTCGCGGGCAGCGATACCGGAGTCTTCGTGGGGCTGTCCACCTGCGACTACGCGGGCATTCAGACGGCTGCCAGCGCCCGCCAGTCCATCGACCCCTTCACCAATCTGGGCGTCGGAAGCTGCATCGCCGCCAACCGCATCTCGTATCACTACGATTTTCACGGCCCCAGTTTTATCGTCGATACCGCGTGCAGTTCGTCGCTGGTGGCGGTGAGTATGGCGTGCAAGGCCATCTGGAACGGCGAATGTGGCGTGGCCCTGAGCGGCGCGGCCAACCTGATGCTGCGGCCCGAAAATACCATGGGCTTTGCCAAATCGCAGATGCTGTCGCCTGCGGGCCGCTGCAAGAGTTTCGACGCCGACGCCAGCGGGTACGTGCGCTCCGAGGGCGTCGGCGTGGTGGTGCTGAAGCCGCTGAGCCGCGCTCAGGCCGATGGCGACCGCATCTATGCCGTGATCCGGGCCGCCGATCTGAATCAGGACGGGCGAACCGGGGGCATCGCGCTGCCCAACGGCGAGGCGCAGGCGGCGCTGCTGGCGAGCATCTATGCGGGCGCGGGCCTCGATCCGGCAAAGGTGCGCTACGTCGAGGCGCACGGAACTGGCACAGCGGCAGGCGACCCCATCGAGGTCAATGCGCTGGGCAGCGTGCTGCGCTCCTCGTACCACGCGGGCCAGGACAGCGAATGTCTGATCGGCTCGGTCAAGAGCAACATGGGCCACCTCGAAGCGGCGTCGGGCATGGCGGGTCTGATCAAGGCGGCGCTCAGCATCCAGCACCGCGAGATTCCCGGCAATCTGCACTTCAACGCGCCCAATCCGGCGATTCCCTTTGACCGCTACGGGCTGCGGGTGGCGGTGGGGCAGCAGCCCTGGCCCACCGACCCCGACGGCTCGCAGTCCTTCCTGACCGGCATCAACTCCTTCGGCTTCGGCGGCACGAATGCCCATGTGGTGCTCGACGCCGCGCCCGAATACAGCCAGACTGAAGCTGCTGCGGCGCAGGCCGGGCCGCAGCTCTTTGCGTTTTCGGCGCACAGCCAGCAGGCGCTCCGGGCGGTGGCAGCGGCACAGTTGCACGATCTGGATATGCACCCGGAAATCAATCTGTCGGCACTGGCGTACAGTCTGGGCACGCACCGCGACCATTACCCGTTTCGGCTGAGTCTGGCGGCAGGCGACGTGGCCGAACTCAAAGACGCGCTTGAGGCGTTTCTGGAGGATGAGCACCGCCCCGGCATGGCGCAGGGCCGCGTGCTGGCACACGAAGGAGGCGCGGCCACCGGATTGCCGCTGGCCTTCGTGTTTTCCGGCATGGGGCCGCAGTGGTTCGGCATGGGCCGCGAACTGTACGCCCATGAACCGGTCTTCCGGGCCGCCCTCGATGAGATCGACGCGCTGCTGACGCCGTATACCGGCTGGTCGCTGCTGGCAGAGCTGAACGCCCCGGAAGAGACTTCGCGCATCGACGAGACCTTCATCGCGCAGCCTGCGCTGTTCGCGGTACAGGTGGCTCTGGCGCGTCTGTGGGCGAGTTGGGGCATTCTGCCCGACGTGATCGTGGGGCACAGTCTGGGCGAGGCGGCGGCGGCGCACGTGGCGGGCGCTCTGAGCCTGCCGGACGCCGTTCACCTGATCTATCAGCGCAGTCACCTGCAACACCTGACGGCGGGCCAGGGCCGCATGCTGGCCGCCGATGTGCCGCTTGCGCGTGCCGAGGAACTGGTGGCGGGCGAGGCGGGGCGCATTTCCATCGCCGCTGTCAACAGCAGCAGCGACATCACGCTGGCGGGCGACACCGCGAGCCTGGAGCGCGTTGCCGCGCAGCTCGATGCTCAGGACATCTTCAACAGCTTCCTGAAGGTCACGGTGCCGTTTCACAGCCCGGTCATGGATCAGATTCGCGCCGCCTTCTACGAAGGCATGCAGGCCCTGATTCCACGTGCGCCGACCATTCCGATGGTGTCCACCGTGACCGGGCTGATGGTCGAGGGAGCCGAGCTGGACGTGAATTACTGGTGGCGCAATATCCGCCAGTCGGTGCAGTTCGCGCCTGCCATGCGCCAGATTCTGAGCGGGGGGCCTCATGTGTTTCTGGAGGTCAGCGCTCATCCGGTGCTGTCTCAGAGCATGGCCCGCTGCATTGCCAGCGCCCCGACCCCGCAGGCCAGAACGCAGAGCGTGGCGCTGCCGTCGTTGCGCCGCCGCGAGCGCGAACGCACCATCATGCTGGGGTCGCTGGGCCGCCTGTACACGCTGGGCCAGCCACTCGACTGGACAAAAATCCATGCCCGCACAGGCCGCATGCCGTTGCCGCGCTATCCGTGGCAGCACGAGCGCTACTGGAACGAGACGCCGCAGGCGCAGCGCGAACGGCTGGGCCTGAAGGTTCACCCGCTGCTGGGCGAACGGCTGGGGCTGCCCGCCCCGGTCTGGGAAAACGTGCTGGACGCCTTTTCGATGCCGGGCCTCAAAGATCATGTGGTGCAGGGAGCGGTGGTCTTTCCCGGTGCGGGCTACGTCGAACTGGGGCTGGCAGCGGCCCGCGAAACGGCTGAAGACGGCGAAACCGGATGCGTGCTGCACGACCTGAACTTTGTGGAAGCGCTGGTGCTGCCGCCCCCACACAGCCGCATCCTCCAGACGACGCTGGATGCGCGGCATGGTCTGCGCGTGTACAGCGCCGCGCCCGCTGGCCTGGAAGCGCAGGAAGACGGGGCGTGGACGCTGCACGCACAGGGCACGCTGCGGCGGCTGGGAGGCCAGCGCCCGGCAGCGCAGCACCTGAACACCCTGAAGGCCGACTGTTCGCTGCCCGTCAATGTCGCGGAGTTCTACGCCCGCTTCTCTGCGCTGGGCCTGCAATACGGCCCCGCTTTTCAGGGCATCGAGCGCCTGTGGACCGGGCAGGGCACCGCGCTGGGGGCACTCAAACCCCACGCTCCGGACGGGACGCTGCTGGCCCCCTCGGTGCTGGACGCCTGCTTTCAGCTGCTGCTGGGCGCGGTGTCTACGCTGCCGCAGGTGCAGGAGGACCGCCTGTATCTGCCGGTGCAGATTCGTGACCTGAGTTTTTATGGCGTGCCACACGGCGAGCTGTACGCCCATGCCCGGCTGACGAACTGGGAAGGCGGGCGTGTGAGCGGTGAGATCGTGCTGCTGAATGCCGAGGGCGAGGTGTTCGCGGAGGTGAGTGGTCTGCACTGTCAGGCCATCGACGCAGCGGGCGCGGGGCTGGACAGCCTGCTGTATCAGGATCGCTGGGAAGCTCAGTCGCTGCACCCGGCGGCAGCGCCCCTCTGGAACGGTTTGCCCGCCCCGGCAGAGCTGCTGGCGATCCGGGATGACCTGCTGACGCGCACCGGCACGCCCGCAGACCGCGCCGACTTCGAGCGTCTGAGTGTGCGGCTGGCGGGGCTGTACGCTCAGGCGGCGCTGCTGGAGAACGGGCAGCAGGACATTCAGGCTGGTGAACTGCTGGCAACGGTGCAGGAACTCGCGGGCAGCGCCGAACCTGCCGCGAACCCCCGTGCCGAGGCCGGGGAGCTGTGGCGCTCGCTGTGGGCGCGGTTTCCCGGACATCAGGCCGAGCTGCATCTGCTGGCACAGGCGGGTGCCACCCTGACCGGACGGCTGCGCGGCGAGCAGGTGGCGATGTCGCCCGCGCTGCACAGCCATCTGCGGCACGCGTCGCCGAATGTTCGCGGCGTCCACGCGCTGATGCGCGGCCTGCTGCGGCGACTGCTGGCAGACAGCGGGGCCGAACTGCGGGTGCTGGAAGTCGGGGCGCTGGTGGGCGGTCTGAGTCAGCATCTCTCAGGTCTGCTGCTTCGGCCTGGGCTGAGCTGGACGCTGGCCGATCCCGACGCCGAAAAGCTGGAAGAGTCGGTGGCGCGGCTGGGACTGCCCGCCCAGCAGATGCCTGCCGTTCGTGCGCTGACGCTCGCGCAGGACACAGCGGCGCAGGGCTGGGAAGGGCAGACTTTCGATCTGATTCTGGGCGTGGACGCCGTGAACAACCCGGACGAACTGGCCCGCCTGACGGCGCTGCTGTCTCCCGGCGGGGTGCTGGCGCTGGAACACACCACCCGCCAGCCCGCCTGGACACGTCTGCTGCCCGAACTGGAACAGCGGGTCGTGCCCCTGGAAGCGTGGGCGAGCGCCGCTGGCCTGCAAGACCTGAACACGCTGCCAGACGTGCCGGAAGCGGAGCTGGCGATCCATGCGCTTGTCTGGGGCCGTGCGCCGAGCGAACCACCTGCCCGCTCGCTGCCGGATGTTCCGACCACCGCGCCGGGCCGCTGGCTGCTCGTTGCCGATGACAGCGACTTCGGTGCTCGGTTACAGGCTGACCTGACTCTTCGCCATCAGCGCGTGACGGTTGCCCCAGTGCAGGCCCAGACAGACGCACTTCTGGCCGAGCTGACCGCCGAGGTACCGTTGACGGGCGTGGTCTTTGCCTGCACGCGAGAGATTTCGGAGAACGCTGGCACGGCTGACCTGCTGAGCGCCGAGGAGCGCGGTGCCCAGCGATTGCTGGCGCTGGTGCAGGCGATGGCCCGCCAGTCCAGCGGCTCGCCAGACGCGGCCCCGGCGCTGTGGATCGTCACGCGGGGCGCTCAGGCGGTGGCAGTGTCCGACCTGACCGACCCGCTGGCCGCAGAACTGTGGGGCATGGCGCGGGTCATCGGAGTGGAATACCCGGCATTCTCGCCGCGCTGTCTCGACCTCGACCCACACGCTTCTACAGCCGATTCGCTGCCCGCCCTGAGTGCCGAACTGCTGGCCGCTAGCCCTGAAACCGAGGTGGCGCTGCGCCGAAACGGGCGTTTCGTTCACCGCCTGACCCGTTCCACGGTGGCCGAGCTGACGCCCGCTTCCCCAGACGGGCAGGGCAACGCCTACCGGCTGACGGTGCCGCGTCCCGGCGTGCTGGGCAGTCTGGGATTTCTGGAAGTGCCGCGCCGAGCACCTGGTGCCGGTGAGATCGAACTCCGGGTGCAGGCTGCCGCGCTCAATTTCAAAGACATCATGCTGGGGATGGGGATGCTGCCGGGCGAGGCGCTGGAGGGCGGCTACACCGGACGCGCCTACGGCATGGAAGCGGCGGGCGAGGTGGTGCGGGTGGGCGAGGGCGTGAGCAACGTGGCCCCCGGTCAGCGGGTGGTGATCTGTGCCAAAGACGCGCTGAGTACGTATCTGACGGTTCCGGCAACCTTTGCTCTTCCTGCCCCCGCGCACCTGAGTTATGAAGCGTTGTCGGCTATTCCCATCGCCTTCATGACCGCGTACTACGCGCTGCACACCCTGGCGCAGATGGGGCCGGAAGACAGCGTGCTGATTCATGCGGCGGCGGGCGGCGTCGGGCTGGCAGCGATTGCGCTGGCGCAGCGGGCCGGGGCCACCATCTTCGCCACTGCCGGAACGCCCGAAAAGCGCGAGCTGCTGCACTCGCTGGGCGTCGCGCACGTGCTCGACTCGCGCACCCTGAATTTTGCCGACGAGATTCTGGCGCTCACAGGCGGCAGGGGCGTGGACATCGTGCTGAATTCGCTGTCGGGCGACGCCATCGGGCGCAGTCTGGCGGTTCTGAAACCTTACGGCAGATTCGTCGAGATCGGCAAACGCGACATCTACGCCAACAGCCCGCTTGATCTGGGGCCATTTCGCAACAACCTGTCGTATTTCGCCGTCGATCTGGACAGAATGTGGGTCGACCGGCCCGCGCAGATGCGGCGGCTGCTCTCCGAGGTCATGGGCCTGTTCGAAAGCGGCGACCTCGCGCCCCTGACGTACCGGGTCTTTCCCTTCCGCGAGGCGCTGAGTGCTTTCCGCTTTATGGCGCAGGCGCGGCACACCGGCAAAGTGGTGCTGAGTATGGAAGGGCTGGAAGGCCCAGACACCCAGGAGCTGCCGAATGTGCTGCGCGAACCGCCACCGCTGACGCTGCGCTCAGACGGGTTTTACGTCATTTCCGGCGGGCTGGGCGGCTTCGGGCTGGCGCTGGCGCAGTGGCTGGTGCAGCACGGAGCGCGGCGGCTGGCGCTGCTGGGGCGCAGTGAGGGCGGCGCCGAGGCGCAGGCGCAGATCGAACGTCTGCGGGCGGCGGGGGCCGAAGTGCGGGTGGAACGCGCCGACATCAGCGAAGGAGCAACGCTGGAAGCCGTGCTGGACAGCCTGCGTGCCGCTGGGCCGCTGCTGGGGGTGTTTCATGCCGCGATGGTCATTGACGACGTGCTGCTGGAGGGTCTGACGCCCGAACGCCTCGCCCGCGTGACCCGGCCAAAAGTGCTGGGCGGCTGGAACCTGCACACCCTGACCCTGAACGACGCGCTGGAATACTTCGTCTGTTTCTCGTCGGTAAGCGCACTGCTGGGAAACCCCGGTCAGGCCAATTACGCCGCCGCCAATACCTTCCTCGACGCGCTGGCGGGGCATCGGCGGGGCCTGGGGCTGCCCGCCCTGAGCGTCAACTGGGGCGCGGTGCAGGGCGTGGGCTATCTGGCACACGAAGCGGGCGTGGCGGCGCGGCTGGAAGCGGCAGGTGTGCCCCCTGTTCCGGTTGGGCGACTGCTCGCGGCCCTCGAAGCGCTGCTGCCCACGCCCGCTGCCGGAGTTGGCGTGGCCGACATTCGCTGGCCTGCACTGGCCTCGGCGCGGGGAGTGGCGCTGCCACCGCGTCTGGCGGGTCTGCGGGGTGCCGAGAGCGCCGACGCGGGAGCAGGTGTGGGCAGCGCCGATTTCGTGGAAACGCTGCGGCTGCTGGGCGAAGAAGAGCGTCAGGCACTTCTGCTGCACCGACTGGCCGAGCAACTGGCCCGCATTCTGGGCACTTCGCCCGGCAAGCTCGATCCCGATCAGGCGATCATGAAGATGGGCGTGGATTCGCTGATGGCCGTCGAACTGGGCGGGCAGATTCAGGCGGAAACGGGCGTCAAGATTCCGCCGATGAAGTTCGTGGGCGGCGTGACGCTGCGCGGCCTGACCGAATTCGTGCTGGAGGGACTGGAGTTGACGCCGGGCGAGCCGGAGAGCACCCAGCCCGAACCTCTCCAGCGTCCCACTGCCGACCCAGTCGAGAGTCTGCGAGAAGATCAACTCGCCGCACTGCGGGAGGATCAGCTCGCCGCGCTGCGGGAAGATCAACTCGATGCGCTGCTGGCCGAGCTGCTGAGCAAGGAAGCCACCCCCCCCGCCTCAGGTGGCGCGTGA